In a genomic window of Ochrobactrum sp. Marseille-Q0166:
- a CDS encoding pilus assembly protein N-terminal domain-containing protein, translating to MLSFAALPSIADAADRMAIEVGKGIYVEGFQNVEAVFVADTTIADVTKSPENAIFVLGKSVGETTLIGVDVAGRKLFSYNLIVSENLAGVRAALSSRLPNARITVDAAKGSVLLRGQVASEPDHQAAVVTVQSMLPNVRIIDELKPLDGRAVTLKVQFIEVAQDRLANYGIDWSALSASDDTKSTGISGSEGKRLTQILNLLLDQGVATVASQSDLSALNGSKATLTIGNEIALPKMMLSETGGRQTVGTDYKAVGLSLDFQPTLMDNERVSLVINSVISSIIPAASGKNNEVPPTLSTRRLGTTIELESGQAYAIASLSRIDTMAEVDQPAALFGAKLARLLFGSDRTLITQRDLIVVVTPHFGEAVVPAKVLAKGKSQLEELLTLKASRCCKGDVSQIRLYGQPGFLY from the coding sequence ATGCTCAGCTTCGCAGCATTGCCCAGCATAGCAGATGCTGCGGACCGCATGGCAATTGAAGTCGGCAAAGGTATCTATGTGGAGGGTTTCCAAAATGTAGAAGCTGTTTTTGTCGCTGACACAACAATCGCGGATGTGACAAAATCCCCAGAAAATGCCATTTTTGTTCTCGGAAAGTCAGTCGGCGAAACAACGCTTATCGGTGTTGACGTGGCTGGAAGAAAATTGTTCAGCTACAATCTAATTGTAAGTGAGAACCTTGCCGGCGTGAGAGCAGCACTTTCAAGCCGGTTGCCGAATGCGCGGATTACAGTAGATGCCGCGAAGGGAAGTGTGCTGTTACGGGGGCAAGTCGCAAGCGAACCTGATCATCAGGCTGCTGTGGTAACCGTCCAGTCCATGCTTCCGAACGTTCGTATTATCGACGAACTCAAACCGTTGGATGGTAGGGCCGTGACACTGAAAGTGCAATTCATCGAGGTGGCACAGGACCGCCTTGCGAATTATGGAATTGATTGGAGTGCACTTTCTGCTTCTGATGACACAAAGTCGACGGGCATCTCCGGTTCGGAGGGTAAACGTCTTACGCAGATATTGAACCTTCTTCTTGATCAAGGCGTAGCAACTGTTGCATCTCAATCTGACTTATCGGCGCTCAACGGCTCAAAGGCCACTTTGACTATCGGCAACGAGATTGCACTCCCTAAAATGATGCTTTCCGAGACAGGCGGTCGCCAGACAGTGGGAACCGACTATAAAGCTGTTGGGCTTTCGTTGGACTTCCAACCGACGCTAATGGATAATGAGCGCGTCTCTCTCGTAATAAACTCGGTCATTTCCAGTATTATTCCAGCTGCAAGTGGCAAAAATAACGAAGTGCCTCCCACTTTGTCGACGAGGCGGCTGGGAACTACTATTGAACTCGAAAGTGGCCAGGCATATGCCATTGCCTCGCTATCCCGCATCGATACAATGGCCGAGGTAGATCAGCCAGCAGCCCTGTTCGGGGCAAAGCTTGCTCGCCTTCTGTTTGGCTCGGACAGGACATTAATAACACAGCGTGATCTTATTGTGGTTGTTACACCGCATTTCGGCGAGGCAGTTGTTCCTGCAAAAGTTTTAGCTAAAGGTAAAAGCCAACTCGAAGAGCTTTTAACTCTGAAGGCATCGCGTTGCTGTAAAGGAGATGTATCGCAAATTCGCTTATATGGGCAGCCCGGCTTTTTGTATTAA
- a CDS encoding flagellar biosynthesis protein FlhA: protein MKLSFHIENFRKSRGIGLVLAFAVIILMMILPLPDILMDFFITINISLSIVILVVSLQLSAPVHFSTFPSLLLLTTLFRLSISISTTRLILTQGSAGQIVETFGDVVISGNLIVGLVIFLIITIVQFLVITKGADRVAEVGARFTLDGMPGKQMSVDADVRAGSLDYLDALEARRRLEKEAKLFGSMDGALKFVKGDAIAGLVITIINLVGGIAIGMLQRDMPFSEALKLYSLMTVGDGLVAQIPALLISVAAGNMVTRVADHRGVDLGFEISEQITQNPRTLSVAALTIIAFGFIPGFPFLLFAIVGGAILAGSQWHLRSSNQLANLASTDWLKIQKVNAKTCDEIQQRTGRLETLMLTLPPTIKSTDAIAFAATFDSIRTSVAQELGLPTGFWRFEIDESAQNDYKISINQEFLVRGEFIGSSVFVKANPSYLQTLDIVCKSHYGAREGAVVADSFVPILKHEGIPYWNATELMLRHIKVAIAENAVRFASLENVSDLLNRTRPNHKVLVTDVTEALSLNTICVIIKNFCRERLPLTSLVRILEEALAWASHNPEPSFLTQKIRIALADFLTNRFAPDGFLPVILTSPTIEGYLRDGVRKTDEGNFLLLEPSIAELLKTGIKSIIGESYQRNKHPVIITQQDVRPLLFSVLHENGIFIPVLAYQEILPGTVIYPVSVLMDE, encoded by the coding sequence GTGAAACTCTCATTCCATATTGAAAATTTCAGGAAAAGTCGCGGTATTGGGCTTGTATTGGCTTTTGCAGTGATCATCTTGATGATGATCCTACCACTGCCTGACATTCTGATGGACTTTTTCATTACCATAAATATAAGTCTATCAATCGTAATCTTAGTAGTCTCATTGCAGCTATCTGCACCTGTGCACTTTTCGACCTTTCCGTCATTGCTTCTGCTTACGACATTGTTTCGTCTCTCAATTTCCATCTCCACGACGAGATTGATTTTGACACAGGGCAGTGCTGGCCAGATTGTTGAAACTTTTGGTGATGTGGTCATCAGCGGCAATTTGATTGTAGGGCTGGTAATCTTTCTCATAATAACAATTGTTCAGTTTCTTGTAATTACCAAAGGTGCGGACCGCGTTGCGGAGGTAGGTGCTCGTTTCACCTTAGACGGAATGCCCGGGAAGCAGATGAGTGTCGATGCTGATGTGCGCGCGGGGAGCCTTGACTATCTTGATGCTTTAGAAGCACGACGCAGGTTAGAAAAGGAGGCTAAACTCTTTGGCTCTATGGATGGTGCACTCAAATTCGTAAAAGGAGACGCGATTGCTGGCCTTGTTATAACCATCATCAACCTAGTCGGCGGTATTGCCATTGGTATGCTTCAACGCGATATGCCTTTTAGCGAAGCATTGAAACTCTATTCGCTGATGACAGTTGGTGACGGTCTCGTTGCGCAAATCCCTGCGCTGCTAATTTCGGTTGCTGCCGGTAACATGGTGACCCGCGTTGCGGACCATCGTGGCGTAGATCTAGGGTTTGAAATAAGCGAACAAATCACACAAAACCCTCGTACGTTATCGGTAGCCGCGCTTACTATTATTGCATTTGGATTTATTCCTGGTTTTCCTTTCCTGCTATTTGCCATTGTTGGCGGAGCAATTCTAGCGGGAAGTCAATGGCATTTACGTTCGAGCAATCAATTGGCTAATCTTGCGTCTACGGATTGGCTTAAAATCCAGAAAGTAAACGCAAAGACGTGTGATGAAATCCAACAGCGCACAGGCCGACTGGAAACCCTTATGCTTACTTTGCCGCCGACCATAAAATCTACTGATGCTATAGCGTTTGCGGCGACGTTCGACAGCATACGAACATCTGTGGCTCAAGAGCTTGGGCTTCCAACAGGTTTCTGGCGATTCGAGATCGACGAGTCTGCTCAAAATGACTACAAAATATCGATTAACCAAGAGTTTCTCGTTCGAGGTGAATTCATCGGTAGCTCAGTGTTTGTCAAAGCTAATCCGAGTTATCTTCAAACACTTGATATAGTTTGTAAATCTCATTACGGCGCACGCGAAGGCGCAGTCGTCGCTGATTCCTTCGTACCTATATTGAAACATGAGGGCATTCCTTATTGGAATGCCACTGAACTCATGCTGCGCCATATCAAAGTAGCAATTGCTGAGAACGCCGTTCGATTCGCATCATTGGAGAATGTCAGTGATCTCCTAAACCGAACAAGGCCTAATCATAAAGTTTTAGTGACAGATGTCACAGAGGCCTTATCTCTAAACACGATTTGCGTGATTATAAAAAACTTCTGCCGTGAAAGATTGCCTTTGACCAGTCTGGTACGTATTCTGGAAGAGGCACTTGCCTGGGCTTCCCACAATCCGGAACCATCTTTTCTCACACAGAAAATCCGGATTGCTCTTGCAGATTTTCTCACCAACAGATTTGCGCCGGATGGTTTCTTACCAGTCATTCTGACATCTCCGACGATTGAAGGTTATCTTCGCGATGGTGTACGAAAAACCGATGAGGGGAATTTTTTACTTTTGGAGCCTTCGATTGCAGAGCTTTTGAAAACGGGAATTAAGTCAATAATTGGTGAAAGTTATCAACGAAATAAACATCCAGTGATTATAACGCAGCAAGACGTACGTCCTCTGCTGTTCAGCGTTCTGCATGAAAATGGTATATTCATCCCTGTATTAGCCTACCAAGAAATTCTTCCAGGCACAGTGATATATCCTGTGAGCGTATTGATGGATGAGTGA
- a CDS encoding LytTR family DNA-binding domain-containing protein, protein MDVYEFEKSKIIIEHLSMKRAKAWACYQAVYKIAASGKLDTFHVRARLVFQIMRLFSYSILTPVLLILASGGMMAMEYFADSHALLYGGYNPTNWPTIFTLFGFIVYCFCSVIAWFVVACGFLLAAMRRMTVRLSIGFVVGILIITFGMINFFDLTSSALCWLPLQLWRFCIMQHTAITAICYWVFYHKQFVCIFKLTKPTSGEAGYDERISSALFDRVVIARALGNYVGLTLSNGTQMEIRQRFSEVIKQLRGRGGIQVHRSYWVKGEEMISLKKTEHRFVAITRFGEVPISKNYLERVSVLCGARNN, encoded by the coding sequence GTGGACGTTTATGAATTTGAAAAAAGCAAGATTATAATTGAACATCTGTCAATGAAACGAGCTAAGGCGTGGGCGTGCTATCAGGCAGTCTATAAGATAGCTGCATCTGGAAAACTGGATACTTTTCATGTGCGGGCGCGCTTAGTGTTTCAAATTATGCGGCTGTTCTCCTATTCTATACTCACACCGGTTCTCTTGATATTGGCATCGGGAGGAATGATGGCTATGGAATATTTTGCAGACAGCCATGCATTACTCTACGGTGGCTATAATCCTACCAATTGGCCCACAATTTTTACGTTGTTCGGATTTATCGTTTATTGCTTCTGTAGTGTGATAGCTTGGTTCGTGGTGGCGTGTGGGTTTTTGCTCGCAGCCATGCGAAGAATGACTGTTCGGTTATCTATTGGTTTCGTAGTGGGTATCTTGATAATCACATTCGGGATGATTAATTTTTTTGATCTTACCTCTTCGGCATTGTGCTGGTTGCCTTTGCAACTGTGGCGGTTTTGCATAATGCAACATACAGCGATTACGGCAATTTGCTATTGGGTTTTCTACCACAAACAATTTGTATGTATCTTTAAACTTACTAAACCTACATCTGGGGAAGCCGGCTATGACGAGCGCATTTCCTCTGCCTTGTTTGATCGAGTGGTTATTGCACGCGCTTTAGGAAACTATGTTGGACTAACTCTTTCGAATGGAACCCAGATGGAAATCCGACAACGCTTTTCTGAGGTGATTAAACAGCTCAGGGGGCGCGGTGGAATTCAAGTGCATCGCTCCTATTGGGTCAAAGGTGAGGAAATGATATCCTTAAAAAAAACAGAACATCGTTTTGTTGCAATCACCCGGTTTGGTGAGGTTCCAATTTCCAAAAATTATCTCGAACGTGTGAGTGTACTATGTGGCGCGAGGAATAACTAA
- a CDS encoding LysR family transcriptional regulator: MSLRHISIKKMRVFVAAVESGSFSIGAKNCHVSQPAAVSIINEIENVAGTELFIRNGKVRSVKLNTNGQEVYDKLVRALALYNDTLDCICGLSNGCKEQQFLIQPPYSELISTKWIRAFNETFPDIDLSIREAQWQEIHNELQSQRSCIALIEGTNRPNNLDYISICASEMVLVNYNTESLSNSEMEWSALPMDTIVYSATSPNIQYQIKQNLEAVGKKSSQFRKTNSVGIAARLCKEFRVPLLLPRLIADNMQKKTPSIQIIPFSSGKVHLCLGLAAPHGYRKKFESIGQLLNTRH, from the coding sequence ATGAGTTTGAGACACATCAGCATCAAAAAAATGCGCGTCTTTGTGGCCGCAGTAGAAAGTGGGAGTTTTTCCATTGGGGCAAAAAATTGTCATGTTTCACAACCTGCGGCAGTCAGTATAATCAACGAAATCGAAAATGTTGCCGGAACTGAATTGTTTATTCGAAATGGCAAGGTTCGATCAGTAAAACTCAACACTAACGGGCAAGAGGTATACGATAAGCTTGTACGGGCATTGGCTCTCTATAATGACACCTTAGACTGTATATGTGGCTTGAGTAATGGCTGCAAAGAACAGCAGTTTCTCATACAGCCACCTTATTCAGAGCTTATCTCAACCAAATGGATACGAGCTTTTAACGAAACTTTTCCCGATATAGATTTATCAATTCGTGAAGCGCAGTGGCAAGAGATCCACAACGAGTTACAAAGCCAAAGAAGCTGCATTGCACTGATAGAGGGAACTAATCGGCCGAATAACCTCGATTATATATCCATATGTGCCAGCGAAATGGTGCTCGTTAACTACAACACGGAAAGCCTCAGTAATTCTGAAATGGAGTGGAGTGCTCTGCCGATGGATACAATCGTATATTCCGCTACTAGCCCGAATATCCAGTATCAAATTAAACAGAATCTCGAAGCTGTGGGAAAAAAATCGAGTCAATTCAGAAAAACCAACTCTGTTGGTATAGCTGCACGCCTATGTAAAGAGTTCCGTGTTCCACTGCTTTTGCCCCGTTTGATTGCGGATAATATGCAAAAAAAGACACCATCTATACAGATTATTCCTTTTTCGAGCGGTAAAGTACACCTTTGTTTAGGATTGGCAGCGCCGCATGGGTACAGGAAAAAGTTCGAAAGTATTGGACAATTGCTCAACACACGACATTAA
- the sctJ gene encoding type III secretion inner membrane ring lipoprotein SctJ: MMRPLRSKLFFLMAVLVILAGCEDELNRGLDEREANLMMSNLLKHNIGSSKQSQKDGTVKLFVERSKFAKAVELLESLKLPRPKYVNVGELFKDTGLISNPLQEWARFVYARSQELAKSISEMPGVVSAEVHIASPRKVDPFTEVTPPSASVLVVIEPELTDPAIIPQIKSLISYSIENMSYDRVAVVVSRVEPASFPVERVVTVAGFSVPEAQLSKVFTLILVAGLAISVAAGVAFSVLWRIFLRRRTIDR, translated from the coding sequence ATGATGCGTCCATTGCGCTCCAAGCTATTTTTTTTAATGGCAGTACTGGTGATTTTGGCCGGCTGTGAAGATGAACTCAATCGTGGCCTTGATGAAAGGGAAGCGAATTTAATGATGAGCAACTTGCTGAAGCATAATATTGGCTCATCTAAGCAGTCACAGAAGGATGGTACTGTTAAACTATTTGTTGAGCGATCAAAATTCGCGAAGGCAGTGGAATTGCTTGAAAGTCTCAAACTGCCTCGTCCTAAGTATGTCAATGTTGGCGAGCTTTTTAAAGATACTGGTTTGATTTCCAACCCGCTTCAGGAATGGGCACGTTTCGTTTATGCGCGTTCACAGGAATTAGCTAAGTCGATATCCGAGATGCCAGGAGTAGTATCGGCAGAAGTCCATATAGCAAGTCCTAGAAAAGTAGACCCATTCACCGAGGTGACGCCTCCCAGCGCATCAGTTTTGGTGGTTATCGAGCCTGAGTTGACCGATCCAGCAATTATACCTCAGATTAAATCCCTCATATCTTACAGTATTGAGAATATGAGTTATGACAGAGTGGCTGTTGTCGTATCACGCGTTGAACCAGCTTCTTTTCCAGTTGAGCGTGTCGTCACGGTTGCTGGGTTTTCTGTTCCAGAAGCACAACTTTCAAAGGTGTTTACGTTAATACTCGTGGCGGGACTGGCAATCAGTGTTGCCGCCGGCGTAGCATTTTCGGTTCTATGGCGTATCTTTTTGCGACGCAGAACAATCGACAGATAA
- a CDS encoding FliI/YscN family ATPase gives MTDNFSIETTVDSGQCNINIPLRSKGRVSSCTGVLVKAAGSFSIGQVCRISRSSRESILAEVVGFDGGQALLSPYDRVIGVSHNSTIEPVSQAFDVAVGTALTGRVIDAFGNVIDGRSPLQLVQRYPCYQAPPHPLLRPAITRPFPLGVRALDGVLTCGEGQRMGIFAAAGGGKSTLVSLLVRNALYDRCVIALIGERGREVREFVETQLGIQGLAKSVVIVATSDRPAMEQIKAAYTATAIAEYFRDRGEKVLLIMDSLTRFARAQRQIGLAAGEPPARRGFPPSIFEQLPILLERAGTSQVGSITAFYTVLVEGDDMDEPIADEVRSLLDGHIILSRKLASTGHYPAIDIVASASRLVTQILPKPHVLAINALRGLLAKYDAIELLIRIGEYESGHDRVADEAIERKPEIDNFLRQSNAEYDNFEDTATRLMQVVGRG, from the coding sequence ATGACTGACAATTTTTCCATCGAAACCACAGTTGATAGCGGTCAGTGCAACATTAATATCCCTTTGAGAAGCAAGGGTCGTGTTAGCAGTTGTACCGGCGTGCTCGTCAAAGCCGCGGGCAGCTTTTCGATTGGTCAAGTTTGTCGTATTTCTCGTTCGTCACGTGAATCCATACTAGCTGAAGTTGTGGGATTTGATGGGGGGCAAGCGCTGCTTAGTCCATATGACCGTGTGATCGGTGTTTCTCATAATTCAACGATTGAACCTGTTTCTCAGGCGTTCGATGTCGCCGTTGGTACCGCGCTTACAGGAAGGGTCATTGATGCTTTCGGGAACGTGATTGATGGCCGTAGTCCACTGCAGCTGGTACAACGCTATCCATGCTACCAGGCTCCACCTCATCCCCTTTTACGACCGGCGATCACGCGGCCATTCCCACTCGGAGTGAGGGCTCTCGACGGTGTATTAACATGCGGTGAGGGCCAGAGAATGGGGATTTTTGCTGCTGCAGGCGGTGGAAAATCCACCCTCGTATCGCTGTTAGTGCGCAATGCGCTTTATGATCGATGCGTTATTGCTTTGATCGGTGAGCGGGGCAGAGAGGTGCGGGAGTTCGTAGAGACCCAACTTGGAATCCAAGGCTTGGCCAAATCGGTCGTAATCGTTGCCACGTCCGATCGGCCCGCGATGGAGCAGATTAAAGCAGCTTACACCGCAACAGCGATTGCTGAATATTTCAGGGATCGTGGAGAAAAGGTACTGCTTATTATGGACAGCCTGACACGCTTTGCTCGTGCGCAGAGACAAATCGGACTTGCTGCTGGTGAGCCACCAGCGCGGCGCGGTTTTCCTCCTTCTATTTTTGAACAGCTTCCGATTTTGCTAGAACGAGCAGGAACAAGTCAGGTAGGCTCCATTACGGCATTCTATACAGTTTTGGTCGAGGGCGACGACATGGATGAGCCAATCGCCGATGAAGTAAGATCGCTACTGGACGGTCATATTATTTTGTCTCGTAAACTCGCGAGCACAGGCCACTATCCAGCAATTGATATTGTTGCGAGCGCAAGTCGTCTTGTCACGCAAATTCTCCCTAAACCACATGTGCTTGCCATCAATGCGCTACGTGGTCTGTTAGCAAAGTATGATGCAATTGAGTTACTCATACGTATCGGTGAATATGAAAGCGGTCACGATAGAGTTGCCGACGAGGCGATTGAACGTAAGCCTGAGATTGATAATTTCCTCCGCCAAAGCAATGCCGAATACGACAACTTTGAAGATACAGCGACACGCCTAATGCAAGTGGTCGGCCGTGGTTGA
- a CDS encoding FliM/FliN family flagellar motor switch protein: MNDLLSMTPVCNAGVQILDFFSRYYWKYTINQSLLPGPEVQISIETTHEAKFTTRDAMIFALIVGVPVLVHISGNITDALSDALIPAWREQSSAALPEHWRIVLTITRFCEIVFPNMAIEKLQLRSAPLVRSFSTSTDCVCAEIGVGKHEGRIAVICDFVALASQQIDFSALLRLRRSAPLPPCRMDIGFLPTRFTNAEFSALAVGDVVIIGEIVNGDMPVTGKIFGFGKFHLLIASSGGAKIKELQVNMENEEQIAMSSLIEHETAGSMHQMAQNQQAELADTFAMLPVTLEVRLATIAVSLEHLRDLGPGAALKHSFDLSDPVIIFANGVRFGTGKLIRMDDMVGVQISQWPVQAVG; the protein is encoded by the coding sequence ATGAATGACCTGCTTTCGATGACTCCTGTTTGTAATGCGGGAGTGCAGATACTGGATTTTTTTAGCCGCTATTACTGGAAATATACAATCAACCAATCGTTGTTGCCTGGGCCAGAAGTTCAAATCTCCATCGAGACAACGCATGAGGCTAAATTTACCACTCGTGATGCAATGATCTTTGCTTTGATTGTTGGAGTGCCAGTGTTGGTGCATATAAGCGGGAATATAACTGATGCGCTCAGTGATGCTCTAATTCCCGCATGGCGGGAGCAGTCATCTGCGGCTTTGCCAGAACATTGGCGTATCGTGCTCACGATCACGCGCTTTTGTGAGATCGTATTCCCGAACATGGCGATTGAGAAGTTGCAGCTCAGGTCCGCCCCGCTGGTACGATCATTTAGCACATCTACAGATTGTGTGTGTGCAGAGATTGGTGTCGGCAAACACGAGGGTAGAATTGCAGTCATTTGTGATTTCGTCGCATTGGCAAGCCAACAGATTGATTTCTCGGCGTTACTTCGCCTTCGAAGATCTGCACCATTGCCTCCCTGTCGCATGGATATTGGCTTTTTGCCAACGCGTTTCACAAACGCCGAGTTTAGCGCACTTGCCGTTGGCGATGTTGTTATTATTGGGGAAATTGTCAACGGCGATATGCCCGTGACAGGAAAGATTTTTGGCTTTGGTAAATTTCATCTGCTGATAGCTTCCAGCGGCGGAGCCAAGATAAAGGAGTTGCAAGTGAACATGGAGAATGAGGAGCAAATTGCAATGTCTAGCTTAATAGAGCATGAAACTGCTGGTTCTATGCATCAGATGGCTCAGAACCAACAAGCAGAGCTCGCCGACACCTTTGCAATGCTGCCAGTGACACTTGAAGTGCGCCTGGCCACAATAGCCGTTTCTCTCGAGCACCTTCGCGACTTAGGTCCGGGAGCGGCGCTCAAACATTCTTTTGATCTCTCTGATCCCGTTATAATTTTTGCTAACGGCGTTCGCTTCGGGACGGGAAAGCTTATTCGTATGGACGATATGGTCGGCGTACAAATTAGCCAATGGCCTGTGCAAGCAGTCGGGTAG
- the sctR gene encoding type III secretion system export apparatus subunit SctR: MLNGLVPVVPTTLAIMALTFLPLVIVMGTAFTKISIVLLLVRNAMGVQQAPSGLVINSIALVLAAFIMAPIAVGITLKISELDPVLNEWQSAVDVYSIIEKDYGEYLTKFSEKKELAFFMDAAKKMWPHDLHDYVTEKNILILLPAHVVSEITKAFEIAFLLFLPFVIIDLIVSNILLAMGAMMVPPMLISLPIKILLFVAVDGWARLLHNLVLSYAPG, encoded by the coding sequence ATGTTAAACGGATTGGTTCCCGTCGTTCCGACAACGCTTGCAATTATGGCATTGACTTTTCTGCCTCTCGTCATCGTAATGGGAACTGCATTCACGAAAATCTCAATTGTTCTTCTACTTGTGCGTAACGCGATGGGCGTCCAGCAGGCTCCTTCGGGTCTCGTTATTAATTCGATAGCGCTTGTTCTGGCGGCGTTTATCATGGCGCCCATTGCTGTTGGAATTACATTGAAAATATCTGAACTCGATCCCGTGCTTAACGAGTGGCAGAGTGCGGTAGATGTATATTCCATAATCGAGAAGGATTATGGAGAATACCTTACAAAATTTTCGGAAAAGAAAGAGCTTGCGTTTTTTATGGATGCCGCAAAAAAAATGTGGCCTCATGATCTACATGATTATGTTACCGAAAAAAATATTCTTATACTTCTACCAGCACACGTGGTATCCGAAATAACAAAAGCATTTGAAATCGCTTTTCTTCTTTTTCTTCCTTTTGTAATTATTGATTTGATCGTATCAAACATTCTTTTAGCGATGGGCGCAATGATGGTTCCACCCATGCTCATCTCTCTTCCGATTAAAATCCTCTTGTTTGTTGCAGTCGATGGGTGGGCACGCCTTCTGCACAATCTTGTGCTCAGTTATGCGCCAGGGTAA
- a CDS encoding flagellar biosynthetic protein FliQ has protein sequence MTSDEVLFTASTAVQLIFLLSMPIIVVVTIVGIIVALLQTVIQLQEQTLSFGVKLTTVVIMLFVMGPSMAHQLLVLMEKMLDRVILL, from the coding sequence ATGACATCAGATGAAGTGCTTTTTACTGCAAGTACCGCTGTTCAGCTTATATTTTTATTATCAATGCCAATCATTGTAGTTGTCACTATAGTTGGAATTATAGTTGCGCTGTTACAAACGGTAATCCAGTTGCAGGAACAGACGCTATCATTCGGTGTAAAACTAACCACCGTCGTGATCATGCTATTCGTGATGGGCCCGTCTATGGCGCACCAATTATTGGTTCTCATGGAAAAGATGCTTGATCGTGTAATATTGCTATAA